The following coding sequences lie in one Psychrobacter arenosus genomic window:
- a CDS encoding fimbria/pilus outer membrane usher protein: protein MVLRRHKTSRWTSPLAKALLLQSVAVSVSQAAVADDVSPTVSTSQTTPVDNSFTQLGLNEDASQTRGLDLYLDVTLNGASAGLAHFDYREDQLWASIAVLQQLGFIVPPGITDPVPLNSFANIKVDYNPRMQSVDIVAPLSILNLDTTVLNNRDNRRTQASSSPGVLLNYNLYGSRTDNNAINLSAFSEVRAFNANGVLSSTALTTSNRLGRTNNADNGADRDWNNRTVRLDTSWSQSFPDNLITVRAGDILTGALSWTRSTRLGGLQIGSNFNLQPYMTTTPLPSFFGSATLPSAVELYVDGLKQYSGEVPAGPFELNTAPSISGTGNAQLVLTDALGQSSTVNFSLYDTHRLLQPGLSDWSVELGTVRENYGIKSFDYGSDVAVSGTWRYGVNNRFTAETHAEATKDLANAGVGGTWVLGGPGGVLFASLAGSNGQDESGTQYSASYQWNNKRFNIGVNTLGTQGEYRDVATQYGSTPIRQSYQLSTGYGSQTFGSFGVSYNQVDYAEDDTAQFASAYWSKSLGRRVSINANYNHDLNNSDNNSAAIGASFSFDRNISVNSSLQHSNARNVMVADISQSEPSAGGLGWRAQAQHSIDNGDNDDSSRGLAELNYLGRYGQVQAGISSSDSNYSTYASGNGSVVMMGGGVFAARQINDGFAVVSTDGVADVPVLLQNNVIGTTNSRGLLLISPLNAYQDNKVAIDTMNLPADLRIDKVAAQATPTDRAGTLVNFKLTPVRSASVILKDNKDEFIPIGSQVRLVTQALLPSAIVGFDGEVYLDTLDEQNILEVIAPSGERCQVSFDYQKQGDGIPLIGPLVCQKV from the coding sequence ATGGTACTCAGACGACACAAGACCTCACGTTGGACCTCGCCCCTCGCTAAAGCTCTGCTGCTACAAAGTGTGGCAGTATCGGTCAGCCAGGCGGCCGTTGCAGATGACGTCTCGCCTACTGTCTCTACTTCACAAACTACTCCTGTTGATAATAGCTTTACCCAACTCGGCCTCAATGAGGATGCGAGTCAAACGCGTGGCTTAGATTTATACCTAGACGTGACCCTGAATGGCGCTAGTGCAGGCTTGGCGCATTTTGATTATCGTGAAGACCAGCTTTGGGCGAGTATTGCTGTATTGCAGCAGCTAGGCTTTATCGTACCTCCCGGTATTACAGACCCTGTACCGCTCAATAGCTTTGCCAATATCAAAGTCGACTATAACCCGCGTATGCAGTCGGTCGACATTGTGGCGCCCTTAAGTATCCTGAACCTAGATACTACGGTGTTAAATAATCGGGACAACCGACGCACTCAAGCCAGCTCATCGCCTGGGGTCTTATTAAATTACAACCTTTATGGCTCACGTACCGACAATAACGCCATCAATTTAAGTGCCTTTAGCGAAGTGCGCGCCTTTAATGCTAATGGGGTTTTAAGCTCAACGGCACTCACTACTAGTAATCGTCTAGGCCGCACTAATAATGCTGATAACGGTGCTGACCGCGATTGGAACAACCGCACTGTACGGTTAGATACCAGCTGGAGTCAGTCCTTTCCGGATAATCTGATAACTGTACGTGCTGGGGATATTCTTACAGGAGCATTATCTTGGACGCGCTCTACCCGCTTGGGTGGATTACAGATTGGCAGTAATTTTAATCTACAACCTTATATGACCACTACCCCATTGCCGTCCTTCTTTGGTTCTGCCACCCTACCTTCAGCAGTAGAGCTGTACGTGGATGGTCTTAAGCAATATAGTGGTGAAGTTCCTGCCGGCCCCTTTGAGTTAAATACCGCCCCAAGCATCAGCGGTACGGGTAATGCGCAATTGGTATTGACCGATGCGCTAGGACAGAGCTCTACGGTTAACTTCTCGCTTTATGATACTCACCGTTTACTACAGCCCGGCTTATCAGATTGGTCTGTAGAGCTTGGTACTGTACGGGAAAACTATGGCATCAAATCCTTCGATTATGGCAGCGATGTCGCCGTCAGTGGCACTTGGCGTTATGGCGTGAATAACCGCTTTACCGCTGAGACCCATGCCGAGGCCACCAAAGATTTAGCCAATGCAGGCGTTGGCGGCACTTGGGTATTGGGCGGACCAGGTGGAGTATTATTTGCCTCATTAGCGGGCAGTAATGGCCAAGATGAAAGCGGCACTCAATATAGTGCTAGCTATCAATGGAATAATAAACGCTTTAACATTGGTGTTAATACCTTAGGCACCCAAGGCGAGTATCGCGATGTAGCGACCCAGTATGGCTCGACCCCTATTCGCCAAAGTTATCAACTCTCCACAGGTTATGGCAGCCAAACCTTTGGCAGCTTTGGAGTCAGCTATAATCAAGTAGATTATGCTGAAGATGACACTGCGCAATTTGCCAGCGCTTACTGGAGCAAATCTTTAGGTAGGCGTGTGAGCATCAATGCTAACTATAACCATGACCTGAATAACTCTGATAATAATAGTGCCGCTATTGGCGCTTCTTTTTCATTTGACCGCAATATCTCAGTGAATAGTAGCCTTCAGCACAGCAATGCACGGAATGTCATGGTCGCAGATATCTCACAGTCAGAGCCTAGTGCTGGCGGATTAGGTTGGCGCGCACAGGCGCAACACAGTATAGATAATGGGGATAATGACGATAGCTCTCGGGGCTTAGCTGAGCTGAATTATCTCGGACGCTATGGTCAGGTACAGGCGGGCATTAGCAGTAGTGATAGCAACTATTCCACCTACGCCAGTGGTAATGGCTCTGTGGTCATGATGGGTGGTGGCGTGTTTGCTGCACGGCAAATCAACGATGGCTTTGCCGTAGTATCCACTGATGGGGTTGCCGATGTGCCGGTATTATTACAAAACAATGTCATCGGTACTACGAATAGCCGTGGGCTCTTATTAATCTCACCGCTCAACGCTTATCAAGATAATAAGGTAGCTATCGATACTATGAACTTGCCCGCAGATTTACGTATTGATAAGGTAGCTGCTCAAGCAACGCCGACCGATCGCGCTGGTACGTTGGTGAACTTTAAACTTACGCCTGTGCGCTCCGCCTCCGTTATCCTAAAAGACAATAAAGATGAGTTTATACCAATAGGCAGTCAAGTGCGGTTAGTCACTCAAGCACTATTACCATCCGCTATCGTAGGCTTTGATGGTGAGGTCTATTTAGATACGCTCGATGAGCAGAATATATTAGAGGTAATTGCACCCTCTGGGGAACGTTGCCAAGTTAGCTTTGATTATCAGAAACAAGGGGATGGTATCCCGCTTATCGGTCCCCTTGTCTGTCAGAAGGTATAG
- a CDS encoding AraC family transcriptional regulator, which translates to MENVPMLIAAKSTTRLSTSTAPKSVLKSVSKSVVVEPTKGWSQQLQRHQPKDFREFVDNISLLLPLLDTMTNVVFFVKDSQARYQLVNRTLIKRSGLKDRQELVGLTPEQVFAKPQGKDYLNQDLRVLKEGRGIVDKLELHSYASGQLGWCITQKLPVYSAEQQIVAMVGISVDIDEDNERILRKHARLASVEQFVRDNLDQKINIVRLAKLANLSQSQLERTFKTVLNMSPIQFVQKMRLEHAIRLLADPKLTVTQISLNCGYGDHSAFSRQFKQFTGMSPVQFRKTHFKG; encoded by the coding sequence ATGGAAAATGTGCCAATGCTAATAGCTGCGAAATCAACAACTCGTCTATCAACATCAACAGCGCCAAAATCAGTACTTAAGTCAGTATCTAAGTCTGTCGTAGTTGAGCCGACAAAAGGGTGGTCGCAGCAGCTGCAGCGTCATCAACCAAAGGACTTCCGAGAGTTTGTAGATAACATCTCTTTACTGCTACCCCTGCTCGATACTATGACCAATGTGGTATTTTTTGTGAAAGATAGCCAAGCGCGTTATCAATTAGTGAATAGGACTCTCATTAAGCGTAGTGGCCTCAAAGATAGGCAAGAGCTAGTTGGGCTAACCCCCGAGCAAGTCTTCGCAAAACCCCAAGGAAAGGATTATCTAAATCAGGATTTAAGGGTGCTGAAAGAGGGTAGGGGAATCGTCGATAAGTTGGAGTTGCATAGTTATGCTTCGGGGCAGTTGGGGTGGTGTATTACGCAAAAGCTACCGGTGTACAGTGCTGAACAGCAGATAGTAGCGATGGTAGGTATTTCGGTAGATATCGATGAAGATAATGAGCGAATACTGCGTAAACATGCGCGCTTAGCAAGCGTGGAGCAGTTTGTGAGGGACAACCTCGACCAAAAGATTAATATAGTGCGACTAGCGAAGCTGGCGAATCTTAGCCAGTCGCAACTGGAGCGTACCTTTAAGACAGTACTCAATATGTCGCCTATTCAATTTGTGCAAAAGATGCGTTTGGAGCATGCTATCCGTCTCTTGGCAGACCCTAAGCTCACGGTAACACAAATTTCTTTAAACTGTGGTTATGGGGATCATAGTGCCTTTAGTCGTCAGTTTAAGCAATTTACTGGGATGTCGCCGGTGCAATTTCGCAAGACGCATTTTAAGGGATAA
- a CDS encoding aldehyde dehydrogenase — translation MSMTTAQVFELAKKQQLWAGHLIAAEQISEASLPNHSPIDNNCIGNIANGNRQDVELAVSAARDAFEHGEWRRMSPAERKVIMQRWCQLMQEHSDELAALDCVDAGKPITECLNTDLPATIETFEWYAETADKVFGKVAPTGADALGLVVQEPIGVVGAVLPWNFPAQMYAWKVAPALITGNSVIVKPAELTSLSAYRLTQLAYEAGIPKAALQLICGLGEEVGAALGQHMDVDMVSFTGSTEVGRLFLQYSAQSNLKEVVLECGGKSPQVVFADALINEQTVEHILSAAFWNMSENCSCGSRLIVHASLKDSLLALLKEGLKSWKVGLPYDPEVAIGPMIEKAHFDKVVSHLDTAKAEGATVVAGGRIHEEVGSGWYVEPTIFDNVSADMTLFKEEVFGPLLAITSFETEEEAIALANQSNYGLAASFYTQNIHRAFRVAAAIKAGTVSINGFSEGDITTPFGGYKQSGFGGRDNGLEALSQYTQTKTIWLVN, via the coding sequence ATGAGTATGACCACAGCACAAGTCTTCGAACTGGCAAAAAAACAACAGCTTTGGGCCGGCCATCTTATAGCTGCTGAGCAGATTTCAGAGGCTTCCTTACCGAACCATAGCCCTATTGATAACAATTGCATCGGCAACATAGCTAATGGCAATCGTCAAGATGTTGAGCTTGCCGTAAGCGCAGCCCGTGATGCTTTTGAACATGGCGAATGGCGACGGATGTCACCAGCAGAGCGTAAAGTCATCATGCAGCGTTGGTGCCAACTGATGCAAGAGCATAGTGATGAACTGGCCGCGTTAGATTGTGTCGATGCAGGTAAACCTATTACTGAATGTCTCAATACCGACCTGCCCGCTACGATTGAAACCTTTGAATGGTATGCCGAAACTGCGGATAAAGTCTTTGGCAAAGTTGCTCCAACCGGTGCTGACGCTTTAGGGCTGGTCGTGCAAGAGCCTATCGGCGTGGTCGGGGCGGTACTGCCTTGGAACTTCCCTGCGCAAATGTATGCGTGGAAAGTCGCGCCTGCCCTAATTACTGGTAACTCGGTCATCGTCAAACCTGCTGAATTGACTTCGTTATCAGCTTATCGCTTGACGCAATTGGCGTATGAAGCTGGAATACCAAAAGCCGCCTTACAGTTGATTTGCGGGCTTGGAGAAGAGGTCGGCGCCGCTCTTGGCCAGCATATGGACGTTGATATGGTTTCTTTCACAGGCTCTACCGAGGTTGGTCGCTTATTCTTGCAATATTCTGCACAAAGTAACCTGAAAGAGGTGGTGTTGGAATGCGGTGGCAAGAGCCCACAAGTGGTGTTTGCTGATGCCTTGATCAATGAGCAAACCGTCGAGCATATTCTGTCAGCCGCTTTTTGGAATATGAGCGAAAACTGCAGCTGCGGCTCGCGCTTAATAGTACATGCCAGCCTAAAAGACAGTTTATTGGCGCTACTCAAAGAAGGCCTTAAGTCTTGGAAAGTCGGCCTACCTTATGACCCTGAAGTTGCTATCGGCCCTATGATTGAAAAGGCACATTTCGACAAGGTGGTCTCACACCTTGATACAGCCAAAGCTGAAGGCGCTACCGTGGTCGCAGGCGGTCGTATCCATGAAGAAGTCGGCAGCGGTTGGTACGTCGAGCCCACTATTTTTGACAATGTTAGTGCCGACATGACGTTGTTTAAAGAAGAGGTTTTTGGTCCGCTCCTCGCTATTACCAGCTTTGAGACTGAAGAGGAAGCCATTGCGCTAGCAAACCAAAGCAACTATGGCTTAGCCGCTTCTTTCTATACTCAAAATATCCACCGCGCTTTCCGCGTAGCAGCTGCTATTAAAGCGGGAACCGTCTCTATTAATGGCTTTTCAGAAGGGGATATCACGACGCCTTTCGGTGGCTATAAACAGTCAGGGTTCGGTGGTCGTGATAATGGGCTAGAAGCTCTATCTCAATATACCCAAACCAAAACTATCTGGTTGGTGAATTAA
- a CDS encoding Csu type fimbrial protein has translation MKLFQWHFGLYLIPLAFLLPMSNLQAAVNCTASMPTVDLGSITSTNADNANITVNINYKCNSTYVNSRRLYVCLAVDGGSYDPTITLPRYMSQGTTTPNIPRLAFTITLPNGTLLSTRNNANLKSEYKSVLHNIPGGGSINIDVPIKISLLPNNGNISATPGFYINNFTGGNTALTTDVSPLGGDGSLLDCTTGTQGSIRFPFKVQATVIKDCKIETIADVNLNSRAATATNITGNTVIGVTCTNNTPYTISLTPSNNSTTGAGEMSGTSGNLDKVPYNLRKVISGTSSSWGNISNNWVTGTGNAVNKDETVYVDVPSADFKPDTYSDTVTIRVNY, from the coding sequence ATGAAACTCTTTCAATGGCATTTTGGCCTTTATTTGATTCCTCTGGCTTTTTTACTTCCAATGAGTAATTTGCAGGCAGCTGTTAATTGTACAGCAAGTATGCCCACAGTAGATTTAGGTAGCATAACCTCTACCAATGCAGATAATGCTAATATTACAGTCAATATAAACTACAAATGCAATAGTACTTACGTTAATAGCAGAAGGTTATATGTCTGCCTTGCGGTTGATGGTGGTAGCTATGACCCTACTATAACGCTCCCGCGTTATATGTCTCAAGGAACGACAACTCCTAATATCCCTCGCTTAGCATTTACCATAACATTACCTAATGGTACACTTTTAAGTACTCGTAATAACGCTAATCTTAAATCAGAATACAAATCAGTATTACATAATATCCCCGGTGGAGGATCAATTAACATTGACGTCCCTATCAAGATCTCTCTATTACCAAACAACGGTAATATCTCTGCTACGCCAGGATTTTATATCAATAATTTCACTGGTGGTAATACTGCACTGACGACGGACGTTAGTCCCCTTGGCGGTGATGGGAGTCTACTTGATTGCACAACTGGAACGCAAGGTAGTATTCGATTCCCATTTAAAGTCCAAGCAACTGTAATTAAAGATTGTAAGATTGAGACTATTGCCGACGTTAATTTAAACAGTCGTGCAGCAACTGCTACCAATATAACTGGTAACACGGTAATCGGTGTGACTTGTACTAATAACACGCCTTATACCATTAGCTTAACTCCTTCTAATAACTCCACAACTGGGGCAGGTGAAATGAGTGGCACTAGCGGCAACCTTGATAAAGTTCCCTACAATTTACGCAAAGTTATAAGTGGCACCTCTTCTTCATGGGGAAACATTTCAAACAATTGGGTGACAGGCACTGGTAACGCGGTAAATAAAGACGAAACTGTCTATGTAGACGTGCCTAGCGCTGACTTTAAGCCAGATACTTACTCTGATACTGTCACTATTAGAGTGAATTATTAG
- the dapA gene encoding 4-hydroxy-tetrahydrodipicolinate synthase, which yields MNIHGVLVPIVTPFTATGDVDTQTLAKLVQVFIEKGVTGIVACGTTGEYYTFSPEERELVLTTIADAAKGKVTLVAGINSLSTDHSIELAHQAKALGYDGFMLSANPYSLPDQAGIIAHFEKVADATDLPIIMYNFPARVGVSIEFDTVAHLAKHRNIAGVKESSGDFSHALRMLQANFDEFEVVCGCDDQPVDFFFWGAKSWIAGAANVFPAEQVALFEATQKGDWDRAKALMSAMYPAIHSMESGNYNQKAKAGCINGSIEVGSVRIPLTAMSDEDTQAFLALLS from the coding sequence ATGAACATTCATGGCGTTTTAGTCCCTATCGTGACTCCTTTTACTGCTACTGGCGATGTGGACACTCAAACCCTCGCTAAGTTGGTCCAAGTGTTTATAGAAAAAGGCGTCACGGGTATCGTAGCCTGCGGCACCACCGGCGAATACTATACTTTTTCACCTGAAGAGCGCGAACTGGTGCTGACCACTATTGCCGATGCTGCCAAAGGTAAAGTCACGCTAGTTGCTGGTATCAATAGCCTATCCACTGACCACTCTATTGAGTTGGCCCATCAAGCCAAAGCTTTAGGCTACGACGGCTTTATGCTATCGGCTAATCCCTATAGCTTGCCGGATCAAGCCGGCATCATCGCTCATTTCGAAAAAGTCGCCGATGCCACTGATTTGCCCATCATTATGTATAACTTCCCTGCTCGTGTTGGGGTGAGTATCGAATTTGATACCGTCGCCCATTTAGCCAAACACCGCAATATTGCTGGCGTTAAAGAAAGTAGTGGTGATTTTAGCCATGCGCTGCGCATGCTTCAGGCTAATTTCGATGAATTCGAAGTGGTGTGTGGTTGTGACGACCAACCTGTCGACTTCTTTTTCTGGGGCGCTAAGAGTTGGATCGCAGGCGCTGCTAACGTCTTTCCAGCGGAGCAAGTTGCACTATTTGAGGCCACACAAAAGGGCGATTGGGATCGTGCTAAAGCGTTGATGAGCGCCATGTACCCTGCCATCCACTCTATGGAATCTGGTAACTATAACCAAAAAGCCAAAGCAGGCTGCATCAACGGCAGCATCGAGGTCGGTTCGGTACGTATCCCCTTGACCGCCATGTCTGATGAAGACACGCAAGCCTTTTTAGCGCTGTTGTCATAA
- a CDS encoding NAD(P)/FAD-dependent oxidoreductase, with product MDIQAFDLHIIGGGIIGLCAAVTLQARGIKVVILEADKIASGASYGNAGHLATEQVFPIADANILQHVPAMLFNPEGPLRIDWRYLPRLMPWAFKLLLNMRPEPFARSHQALLALNAHSLQAWQDFAKDWQLTPWIKVEGSLLTVEKTTSLADLQAHGQRLNELSVPNELLSQQQLLELEPALKDTQLGALFFPQTGHITDLSAITKKLSTTFSELGGHIVEHCPVLEAKVSVDGITLTTSDQQIYARKVMLAAGAHSKALAKQLTGISVPLDTERGYHLMLPNEAARLTLPVSSMDRRFIMTPMDTGLRLAGTVEYAGLEAPANMNRAQMLLKQAQAMLTVPLDSENSTQWMGFRPSTADSLPIIDKCGSVFLNFGHQHLGLTQAVVSAQMIAALYFDENPVIDPAAYRLDRFE from the coding sequence ATGGACATCCAAGCATTTGATTTACATATTATCGGTGGTGGCATCATCGGCTTATGCGCGGCTGTCACCTTGCAAGCTCGCGGCATAAAAGTGGTCATCTTAGAAGCCGATAAAATTGCTAGCGGCGCCTCTTATGGCAATGCCGGTCATCTCGCTACCGAGCAGGTTTTTCCTATCGCCGATGCCAATATCTTGCAGCATGTCCCTGCTATGCTATTTAACCCTGAAGGCCCGCTGCGTATCGATTGGCGCTATCTGCCGCGCTTAATGCCTTGGGCATTTAAACTGTTATTAAATATGCGTCCTGAACCTTTTGCTCGCAGCCATCAAGCCCTGCTCGCCCTCAATGCTCATAGCCTGCAGGCCTGGCAAGACTTTGCCAAAGACTGGCAATTAACGCCTTGGATCAAGGTGGAAGGGTCTTTATTAACCGTAGAAAAGACCACTAGCTTGGCCGACTTACAAGCCCATGGCCAACGCCTCAACGAGCTTAGTGTCCCTAATGAGTTACTTTCACAACAGCAACTTTTAGAGCTGGAGCCGGCCTTAAAAGACACCCAACTGGGCGCTTTATTCTTCCCACAGACTGGGCACATCACCGATCTTTCTGCTATCACTAAGAAGTTAAGCACTACCTTTAGCGAGCTTGGCGGCCATATCGTTGAACATTGCCCTGTTTTGGAAGCGAAAGTAAGCGTGGACGGCATTACTTTAACGACGAGTGACCAACAGATTTATGCCCGAAAAGTCATGCTAGCGGCAGGCGCTCACTCTAAAGCCTTAGCCAAACAGCTCACCGGTATTTCTGTGCCTCTTGATACAGAACGTGGCTATCACCTCATGCTCCCTAACGAAGCCGCCCGCTTAACGCTGCCGGTCTCTAGTATGGATCGTCGCTTTATTATGACCCCGATGGACACGGGGCTACGCTTGGCTGGCACTGTAGAATACGCTGGGCTAGAAGCCCCAGCCAATATGAATCGGGCACAAATGCTGCTAAAGCAAGCTCAGGCCATGCTAACCGTACCGCTGGATAGCGAAAATAGCACGCAATGGATGGGCTTTCGACCCTCCACTGCAGACTCGCTACCCATTATCGACAAGTGCGGTAGCGTCTTTTTAAACTTTGGGCATCAGCATCTAGGATTAACCCAAGCGGTCGTCAGCGCTCAAATGATAGCCGCCTTATATTTTGATGAAAACCCTGTCATAGACCCTGCCGCCTACCGTTTAGACCGTTTCGAATGA
- a CDS encoding alanine/glycine:cation symporter family protein — MENIINTIVGYIWSDALVYLALGVGIYFTIMTRAVQIRYFKEMIKLLFDKQSSTAGISSFQAFCMALSGRIGVGNIAGVATAIAAGGPGAVFWMIVMGVLGGASAFIESTLAQVYKHKVDDQYRGGSPFYIERGLKLKPFAILVAVVTCLSYGVLVPGVQANTIADSFNTAFNIPPVVTGILIVVLLGIIIFGGVKRIANFAGKVVPVMAIGYIIMMVIVLAFNAHNIPSMFALIFKSAFGMDAVFGGMVGTAISWGVRRAVFSNVAGAGEATFSSAAAEVSHPAKQGLVQSFSIYIDTVLVCTATALMILSTGMYNVISPEGVALVENMPGIEAGTAFTQAAVSTVFSQYGSGFVAIAIFLFAFTCLVAYYYIAETTLVYLDNKLRYPVLKQLLKLVFLIVCFSGSVQSVGMMWALGDIGFGSMCYLNFIAIVLLSKVALKVLKDYDEQMKLGINPVFDPRKAGVENAEFWIGYSDEHGHK, encoded by the coding sequence ATGGAAAACATAATCAATACCATCGTAGGGTATATCTGGAGCGATGCGCTGGTCTATCTTGCGCTAGGCGTCGGCATCTATTTTACGATCATGACCCGCGCAGTGCAGATTCGTTATTTCAAAGAAATGATCAAGCTACTCTTCGATAAACAAAGCTCAACCGCAGGCATTAGCTCGTTTCAAGCTTTCTGTATGGCTTTATCTGGGCGCATCGGTGTAGGTAACATCGCCGGGGTCGCGACAGCAATTGCAGCGGGTGGTCCAGGAGCGGTATTCTGGATGATAGTCATGGGAGTATTAGGCGGTGCCAGTGCCTTTATTGAATCTACATTAGCGCAGGTTTATAAGCATAAAGTAGATGACCAATATCGGGGCGGCTCACCGTTTTATATCGAAAGAGGCCTTAAGCTTAAGCCCTTCGCTATCCTCGTCGCAGTTGTTACCTGTCTTTCTTACGGTGTACTAGTACCGGGGGTTCAGGCCAATACCATTGCGGACTCCTTTAATACGGCTTTTAACATTCCTCCAGTCGTGACCGGCATCCTAATTGTGGTATTACTCGGTATCATTATATTCGGTGGCGTGAAGCGCATTGCCAACTTTGCAGGCAAAGTCGTTCCAGTGATGGCCATCGGTTACATTATTATGATGGTAATTGTATTAGCATTTAACGCACATAACATTCCATCTATGTTTGCGCTGATCTTTAAAAGCGCTTTTGGCATGGACGCGGTGTTCGGCGGTATGGTTGGTACTGCTATCTCTTGGGGCGTTCGCCGCGCTGTCTTCTCTAATGTCGCCGGTGCTGGCGAGGCAACTTTTAGCTCGGCAGCTGCGGAAGTTTCTCACCCTGCTAAGCAAGGTTTGGTACAGAGTTTTTCTATTTACATCGATACCGTGCTCGTCTGTACAGCCACTGCTTTAATGATTCTCTCGACCGGCATGTATAACGTTATTAGTCCTGAAGGCGTAGCTCTGGTAGAAAACATGCCGGGCATCGAAGCGGGTACTGCTTTTACTCAAGCCGCTGTATCGACTGTCTTTAGCCAATATGGTAGTGGCTTCGTCGCTATTGCTATCTTCCTATTCGCCTTCACTTGTTTAGTAGCCTACTATTATATCGCTGAGACCACTTTGGTCTATTTAGATAACAAGTTGCGCTATCCAGTCCTTAAGCAATTATTAAAACTAGTCTTTTTAATTGTTTGCTTCTCAGGCAGCGTGCAATCTGTCGGTATGATGTGGGCATTAGGTGATATCGGCTTTGGCAGTATGTGTTATCTCAACTTCATCGCTATTGTACTTCTGAGCAAGGTTGCCTTAAAAGTGCTCAAAGACTACGACGAGCAAATGAAGTTAGGAATCAACCCTGTCTTCGACCCTAGGAAAGCTGGGGTGGAAAATGCTGAATTCTGGATAGGCTACAGCGACGAACATGGTCACAAATAG
- a CDS encoding proline racemase family protein — protein sequence MSATLFNFKIIDSHTGGEPTRMVYEGFPELSGHTIQEKLQDFQRNYDHLRQSIILEPRGNDVLVGALLCPPTDPRATAAVIFFNNHGYLGMCGHGTIGVIASLAYQQKITPGEHYLETTVGLVKATWHEDGSCSVQNVPSYRYQQQVEVQVPNVGPIFGDIAWGGNWFFLVSEHGQAIEASNVQKLTQLSLQIKSALHKAGITGADNGEIDHIELFGSSDLAQANSKSFVLCPGAAYDRSPCGTGTSAKLACLAADNLLAPGETWIQQSVIGSLFSARYQSHSDNTIIPTIRGYAHVCAETSLIIQDSDPFKWGISL from the coding sequence ATGTCTGCAACACTTTTTAATTTCAAGATTATTGACTCGCACACCGGTGGTGAGCCTACCCGTATGGTGTACGAAGGGTTTCCCGAGCTGAGCGGTCATACCATTCAAGAAAAACTGCAAGACTTTCAACGCAACTACGATCATTTGCGCCAAAGCATCATTCTAGAACCTCGAGGTAATGATGTCTTGGTGGGTGCTCTACTATGCCCACCGACCGACCCTCGCGCTACCGCCGCTGTCATCTTTTTTAACAATCATGGTTATCTAGGCATGTGTGGTCACGGCACCATCGGGGTCATCGCCTCGCTCGCTTATCAGCAAAAAATCACTCCAGGTGAGCATTATCTTGAGACAACGGTTGGCTTGGTCAAGGCAACTTGGCATGAAGACGGCAGTTGCAGCGTGCAAAACGTCCCCTCCTATCGCTACCAACAACAGGTCGAAGTTCAAGTACCTAATGTAGGGCCTATCTTCGGAGATATAGCTTGGGGAGGCAATTGGTTTTTTTTAGTAAGTGAGCATGGCCAAGCTATCGAGGCGAGCAATGTCCAGAAGCTTACCCAGCTTAGCCTTCAAATCAAATCTGCACTTCACAAAGCAGGCATTACTGGTGCTGACAATGGCGAAATCGATCATATTGAATTATTTGGCAGTAGCGACCTTGCCCAAGCCAATAGCAAAAGCTTTGTATTGTGTCCTGGCGCGGCTTACGACCGCTCTCCTTGCGGAACTGGCACTAGCGCCAAGCTAGCCTGTTTGGCAGCGGACAACCTACTAGCCCCTGGAGAGACTTGGATTCAACAAAGCGTCATTGGCAGTCTCTTTAGCGCTCGCTACCAATCTCATTCTGACAATACCATTATCCCTACGATTCGCGGTTATGCCCACGTCTGTGCTGAGACCTCGCTCATTATTCAAGATAGCGATCCATTTAAATGGGGCATCTCTTTATAA